A window from Leguminivora glycinivorella isolate SPB_JAAS2020 chromosome 16, LegGlyc_1.1, whole genome shotgun sequence encodes these proteins:
- the LOC125234535 gene encoding probable Ufm1-specific protease, with amino-acid sequence MTNLLSNVHEGAEVQFSSGNINLVSGNYEYYHYLCDGFDDRGWGCGYRTLQTLCSWMNDNFQQNVEVPSIRKIQEILVELEDKPRSFLGSRQWIGSFEVCLVIDKLYDIPCKIVHVNKGDNLSTIVETLKTHFEKFGSPIMMGGDVDCSSKGIMGIHVDKSEASLLIVDPHFVGKDLTKEFLQNKGWVKWQPLRDFLSSSFYNLCLPQAKSKTII; translated from the exons atgacaaatttGTTGTCAAACGTCCACGAAGGCGCTGAAGTTCAATTTTCATCCGGAAATATTAATCTAGTTTCTGGAAATTATGAATATTACCATTATTTATGTGATGGATTTGATGACAGA gGCTGGGGATGTGGTTACAGAACATTACAAACTCTTTGCTCCTGGATGAACGACAATTTTCAGCAAAATGTGGAAGTGCCTTCAATCAGAAAGATTCAAGAGATTTTAGTTGAGCTAGAagataaacctagatcatttttAGGGTCTAGGCAATGGATTGGTAGCTTTGAG GTCTGTCTAGTAATAGACAAGTTATATGACATTCCATGTAAAATAGTGCATGTCAACAAAGGAGACAACTTAAGTACCATAGTGGAAACTTTGAAGACCCATTTTGAGAAATTTGGGAGCCCTATTATGATGGGCGGAGATGTGGACTGCTCTTCTAAGGGCATCATGGGGATTCATGTGGATAAGTCTGAAGCCAGTCTCTTAATTGTA GATCCTCACTTCGTGGGAAAGGATCTAACCAAGGAGTTCCTACAAAACAAGGGCTGGGTCAAATGGCAGCCGCTTAGAGACTTCCTAAGTTCCTCCTTCTATAATCTATGCCTACCACAAGCTAAGTCTAAAACTATTatctaa